From a region of the Campylobacter showae genome:
- the rpmG gene encoding 50S ribosomal protein L33, which translates to MAKGNRIKVGLKCSESGDINYTTVKNSKTTTEKLELKKYCPRLKKHTVHKEVKLKS; encoded by the coding sequence ATGGCAAAAGGTAATAGAATAAAAGTCGGTCTTAAATGTTCTGAATCAGGTGATATAAATTATACTACGGTAAAAAATAGCAAAACGACAACCGAAAAATTGGAACTAAAAAAATATTGCCCAAGACTAAAAAAACATACTGTTCATAAAGAAGTTAAGTTAAAGAGCTAA
- the rplA gene encoding 50S ribosomal protein L1, with protein sequence MSKKTTKRFGKLLEKVDTTKAYSLAEAIDTVKLLKSAKFDETVEIALKLNVDPRHADQMVRGSVVLPAGTGKTVRVAVIAKDAKADEAKAAGADIVGSDELVEDIQKGIMNFDVLIATPNLMGLVGKVGRILGPKGLMPNPKTGTVTMDVAQAVNNAKSGQVNFRVDKQGNIHAGLGKVSFSKEQLNDNISTLIKAVNRQKPAAAKGRYIKSAALSLTMSPSVLLETQELMDLR encoded by the coding sequence ATGTCAAAAAAAACTACAAAAAGATTTGGTAAGCTACTTGAAAAAGTTGATACCACTAAAGCTTACTCTTTAGCAGAAGCTATCGATACTGTAAAATTACTAAAAAGCGCTAAATTTGACGAAACAGTCGAAATAGCATTAAAACTTAACGTCGATCCAAGACATGCAGATCAAATGGTTAGAGGCTCAGTTGTGCTTCCTGCGGGAACCGGCAAAACCGTTCGTGTAGCCGTTATAGCAAAAGATGCGAAAGCCGACGAAGCAAAAGCTGCTGGTGCCGATATAGTCGGTAGCGATGAACTTGTCGAGGATATCCAAAAAGGAATTATGAATTTCGACGTTCTTATTGCCACTCCAAATTTAATGGGCTTAGTCGGTAAAGTAGGACGAATTTTGGGACCAAAAGGTCTTATGCCAAACCCAAAAACAGGCACTGTTACTATGGATGTAGCTCAAGCGGTTAATAACGCAAAAAGCGGTCAAGTTAATTTCCGCGTAGATAAGCAAGGAAATATACACGCCGGTCTTGGCAAAGTTAGCTTTTCAAAAGAACAGTTAAACGATAATATTTCAACCCTTATTAAAGCAGTAAATAGACAAAAACCTGCGGCAGCAAAAGGTAGATATATTAAGAGCGCCGCTTTATCATTAACTATGAGCCCTTCTGTTCTACTTGAGACTCAAGAGCTTATGGATCTACGCTAA
- a CDS encoding (Fe-S)-binding protein, which yields MFKFSEISDKCVKCGKCIQICTIHKINSDETTSPRGFLDLVGAYERGELKLDKSAKNIFESCFLCTNCVEVCPNSLRVDTAIENVRRDIADKFGIAWYKKAFFWLLRHRAVMDFCARLGYVFQSCAFKIREGAMSPRFSLPMVKKERLLPTASKKSFLNSHAEFIDNGGDKTIGVFIGCMGNYAYTGIGEALVKIARELGLNLNLMKKQACCGAPAYFTGDFATVEVLAKRNIEYFEKMLGELDAIIVPEATCSAMIKIDYEHFFHDDEQWRERAKAVSKKIFLATEYFEKFTNLAEILAKKGKNLASVTYHDPCHARKMQGVFKEPRKLLAQNYEITEMDDPNECCGFGGVTMQSEKYHLSRAAGQRKSEMIKNSGATIVSAECSACKMQISNALHIGGSDVKCENPIELIARVLG from the coding sequence ATGTTTAAATTTAGCGAAATTTCAGATAAATGCGTAAAATGCGGCAAATGCATCCAAATCTGCACGATCCACAAGATAAACTCCGACGAGACGACCTCTCCGCGCGGCTTTTTGGATCTCGTGGGAGCTTACGAGCGCGGCGAGCTGAAGCTTGATAAAAGCGCGAAAAATATCTTTGAGAGCTGTTTTTTATGCACGAATTGCGTCGAGGTATGTCCAAATTCCTTGCGCGTGGATACGGCGATAGAAAACGTCCGCCGCGATATCGCGGATAAATTTGGCATAGCGTGGTACAAAAAAGCGTTTTTTTGGTTGCTGCGCCACCGCGCGGTTATGGACTTTTGCGCGAGGCTGGGATATGTGTTTCAAAGCTGCGCGTTTAAGATCCGTGAAGGCGCGATGAGCCCGAGATTTAGCCTGCCGATGGTGAAAAAAGAGCGGCTTTTGCCAACCGCTAGTAAAAAGAGCTTTTTAAACTCGCACGCAGAGTTTATTGATAACGGCGGCGATAAAACGATCGGCGTTTTCATCGGATGTATGGGAAACTACGCGTATACGGGCATCGGCGAGGCTTTGGTTAAGATAGCGCGCGAGCTTGGGTTAAATTTAAATTTGATGAAAAAACAGGCCTGTTGCGGCGCGCCCGCGTATTTTACGGGGGATTTTGCGACGGTCGAGGTTTTGGCAAAGCGAAATATCGAGTATTTTGAAAAAATGCTGGGCGAGCTAGACGCCATCATCGTGCCAGAGGCTACTTGTTCGGCGATGATAAAGATCGACTACGAGCACTTCTTTCACGATGACGAGCAGTGGCGAGAGCGCGCAAAAGCTGTAAGCAAGAAGATATTTTTAGCGACGGAGTACTTTGAAAAATTTACGAATTTGGCTGAAATTTTGGCTAAAAAAGGCAAAAACTTAGCCTCCGTGACCTATCACGATCCTTGTCATGCTAGAAAAATGCAAGGCGTATTTAAAGAGCCTCGCAAACTGCTCGCTCAAAACTACGAAATAACCGAAATGGACGATCCAAACGAGTGCTGCGGATTTGGCGGCGTAACGATGCAGTCTGAAAAATATCACCTAAGCCGCGCAGCCGGACAAAGAAAATCCGAGATGATAAAAAACTCGGGCGCAACGATCGTAAGCGCAGAGTGTAGCGCCTGTAAAATGCAAATTTCAAATGCGCTACATATCGGCGGCTCAGACGTGAAATGCGAGAATCCGATAGAGTTAATCGCAAGGGTGCTTGGATAG
- the tuf gene encoding elongation factor Tu, protein MAKEKFSRNKPHVNIGTIGHVDHGKTTLTAAISAVLSRKGLAELKDYDNIDNAPEEKERGITIATSHIEYETENRHYAHVDCPGHADYVKNMITGAAQMDGAILVVSAADGPMPQTREHILLSRQVGVPYIVVFMNKADMVDDAELLELVEMEIRELLNEYDFPGDDTPIVAGSALQALNEAKAGTEGEWSAKVLELMARVDEYIPTPVRATDKDFLMPIEDVFSISGRGTVVTGRIEKGVVKVGDTIEIVGIRPTQTTTVTGVEMFRKEMDQGEAGDNVGVLLRGTKKEDVERGMVLCKPKSITPHTKFEGEVYILTKEEGGRHTPFFNNYRPQFYVRTTDVTGSITLPEGTEMVMPGDNLKITVELIAPVALEEGTRFAIREGGRTVGSGVVSKILA, encoded by the coding sequence ATGGCAAAAGAAAAATTTTCACGTAACAAGCCACACGTAAACATTGGTACTATTGGTCACGTTGACCATGGTAAAACAACTTTGACAGCTGCAATTTCTGCTGTTCTTTCAAGAAAAGGTCTTGCTGAACTAAAAGACTATGATAATATCGACAACGCTCCAGAGGAGAAAGAGCGTGGTATTACCATCGCTACTTCTCACATTGAGTATGAGACTGAAAATCGCCACTATGCGCACGTTGACTGCCCAGGCCACGCCGACTATGTTAAAAACATGATTACCGGTGCGGCTCAAATGGACGGTGCTATCCTAGTTGTTTCTGCTGCTGACGGCCCAATGCCTCAAACTAGAGAGCATATCTTGCTATCTCGCCAAGTAGGTGTTCCATATATCGTTGTTTTCATGAACAAAGCTGATATGGTTGATGATGCTGAGCTTCTTGAACTAGTTGAGATGGAAATTCGTGAGCTTCTAAACGAGTATGATTTCCCTGGCGACGATACTCCAATCGTAGCAGGCTCGGCTCTTCAAGCTCTTAACGAGGCTAAAGCTGGAACAGAGGGCGAATGGTCTGCAAAAGTTCTTGAGCTTATGGCTAGAGTTGACGAGTATATCCCAACTCCGGTTCGCGCAACAGACAAAGACTTCTTGATGCCTATCGAGGACGTTTTCTCTATTTCTGGTCGCGGTACGGTTGTTACCGGTAGAATTGAAAAAGGTGTGGTAAAAGTCGGCGATACCATCGAAATCGTAGGTATTAGACCAACTCAAACTACTACAGTTACCGGCGTCGAGATGTTTAGAAAAGAAATGGACCAAGGTGAAGCAGGCGATAACGTAGGCGTTCTTCTAAGAGGCACAAAAAAAGAAGATGTTGAGCGCGGTATGGTTCTTTGCAAACCTAAATCAATTACTCCTCACACTAAATTTGAGGGAGAGGTTTATATCCTAACAAAAGAAGAGGGTGGACGTCATACCCCATTCTTTAACAACTATAGACCGCAGTTCTATGTAAGAACGACTGATGTTACAGGTTCTATCACTCTTCCAGAAGGAACAGAGATGGTTATGCCTGGTGACAACCTAAAGATAACTGTTGAGCTTATTGCGCCAGTTGCTCTTGAAGAGGGAACTCGCTTTGCGATCCGTGAAGGTGGTAGAACAGTCGGCTCAGGCGTTGTTTCTAAGATTCTAGCGTAA
- the rplL gene encoding 50S ribosomal protein L7/L12: MAITKEDVLEFISNLSVLELSELVKEFEEKFGVSAAPVMVAGGAAAGGAADAAEEKTEFNVVLVDGGDKKINVIKVVRALTGLGLKEAKDAVEQTPSVIKEGVSKDEAEAAKKELEEAGAKVELK, encoded by the coding sequence ATGGCAATTACTAAAGAGGACGTATTAGAATTTATCTCTAATCTTTCAGTATTAGAGCTAAGTGAGCTAGTAAAAGAATTTGAAGAGAAATTTGGCGTAAGCGCTGCTCCGGTAATGGTAGCAGGCGGCGCAGCAGCAGGCGGCGCAGCCGATGCAGCTGAAGAGAAAACAGAATTTAACGTTGTTCTAGTTGACGGCGGCGACAAGAAAATCAACGTTATTAAAGTCGTTCGCGCTCTTACAGGTCTTGGTCTTAAAGAGGCTAAAGACGCAGTTGAGCAAACTCCTTCTGTTATTAAAGAGGGTGTTAGCAAAGACGAGGCTGAAGCAGCTAAAAAAGAGCTTGAAGAAGCTGGTGCTAAAGTCGAACTTAAATAA
- the rplJ gene encoding 50S ribosomal protein L10 codes for MTRNEKSEIISKLEAEFKENEAIIVCDYRGLSTKKLEALRDAARVLNVKVQIVKNTLANIALNNVEKSGMVLKDTNIFIWGDQLSATKVAAKFEETNSELFKIKTAHIDGEVASVEKVKALSKMPSRDELLAMLLQVWNAPIQNFTIGLNALKEKKEKSA; via the coding sequence ATGACGAGAAACGAAAAATCTGAAATAATCAGTAAACTTGAGGCCGAATTTAAAGAAAATGAAGCGATTATAGTTTGCGATTATCGCGGTCTTAGCACTAAAAAACTAGAAGCATTAAGAGATGCTGCTAGAGTTTTAAACGTAAAAGTTCAAATCGTAAAAAATACTCTTGCAAATATCGCTCTTAATAACGTTGAAAAGTCTGGTATGGTCTTAAAAGATACAAATATCTTTATCTGGGGCGATCAGCTTTCAGCTACTAAGGTTGCGGCTAAATTTGAAGAGACCAACAGCGAACTATTCAAAATCAAAACCGCTCATATTGACGGCGAAGTTGCAAGCGTCGAGAAGGTCAAGGCTCTATCTAAGATGCCTAGCCGTGATGAGTTACTTGCTATGCTTTTGCAAGTTTGGAATGCGCCTATCCAAAATTTCACTATTGGACTAAATGCGCTTAAAGAGAAAAAAGAAAAATCAGCATAA
- the rplK gene encoding 50S ribosomal protein L11, translated as MAKKVIGEIKLHIAAAKANPSPPVGPALGQQGVNIMEFCKAFNERTKDMAGFRVPVVITVYADRSFTFITKQPPATDLIKKAAGIEKGSDNPLKNKVAKLTKAQVLEIVEKKIADLNTKDREQAAKIIAGSARSIGITVVD; from the coding sequence ATGGCTAAAAAAGTTATAGGCGAAATTAAATTACACATTGCTGCTGCGAAAGCAAATCCAAGTCCTCCGGTAGGTCCGGCTCTTGGTCAGCAAGGCGTTAATATTATGGAATTTTGTAAAGCATTTAATGAAAGAACAAAGGATATGGCTGGCTTTAGGGTTCCGGTCGTTATTACCGTTTATGCTGATAGAAGCTTTACATTTATTACAAAACAACCGCCTGCTACGGATTTGATTAAAAAAGCTGCAGGAATAGAAAAAGGTTCGGATAATCCGTTAAAAAATAAAGTAGCCAAGCTCACAAAAGCTCAGGTACTTGAAATAGTTGAGAAAAAAATTGCCGACTTAAATACTAAAGATAGAGAGCAGGCAGCTAAAATCATTGCTGGTTCAGCTCGCTCAATAGGAATTACGGTAGTCGATTAA
- the rpoB gene encoding DNA-directed RNA polymerase subunit beta, which yields MLNSLYSGNRLRVDFSNVAKEIDVPNLLQLQKKSFDQFLNVDKNQGESGIEKVFKSIFPIHDPQNRLSLEYVSSEIGKPKYTIRECMERGLTYSVNLKMKIRLIVHERDEKTGEKIGIKDIKEQEIFVREIPLMTDRISFIINGVERVVVNQLHRSPGVIFKEEESPTVVNKLIYTAQIIPDRGSWLYFEYDTKDVLYVRINKRRKVPVTILFRALGYKKQDIIKLFYPIQTLTIKDNKFLTPFNPDDYQGRVEYDIKDEEGNVLHEAGKRLTKKKADKIIADGVKFVEYPTEILVNRFLAHPVIDKNSGEVLYDTLAQLDENKLVKILADQESIEIANDLAAGVDDAIINSFIADNETLKLLRQTENVDDENDLAAIRIYKVMRPGEPVVKDAARAFVNDLFFNPERYDLTGVGRMKMNHKLALEVPEYVTVLTNEDIIKTAKYLIKVKNGQGHIDDRDHLGNRRIRSIGELLANELHLGFVKMQKAIRDKFTTLGNTEEIMPYDLVNPKMITTTIMEFFTGGQLSQFMDQTNPLSEVTHKRRLSALGEGGLVKDRAGFEVRDVHPTHYGRICPVETPEGQNIGLINTLSTYAKVNNLGFVEAPYKKVVDGKVTDEIVYLTATQEENLVIAPASTALDESGYIVEDLIEARQDGEMILAKREDVKLIDLCSGMIAGVAASLIPFLEHDDANRALMGSNMQRQAVPLLRSSAPIVGTGMESTVARDAWEAIKARRAGVVEKVDNKNIFILGEDEAGPYIDHYSMEKNLRTNQNTTFSQHPIVKKGESVAAGQIIADGPSMERGELAIGKNALIAFMPWNGYNYEDAIVISEKMIREDAFTSVHIYEKEIEARELKDGVEEITKDIPNIKEEDLLHLDDSGIIKIGTQVKPGMILVGKVSPKGEVKPTPEERLLRAIFGEKAGHVVNKSLYATASMEGVVVDVKIFTKKGHEKDNRSNKVYEEEKAAFEKEHHDRLLMLDREEMLKVGALLCKTPLSSAQTIGKKTYKKGEKIDKEEFENINRFTLSAIVKGFSKDVQKSYDDIKNHFQNEKKKLKEEHDAKMEILEKDDILPSGVVKLVKVYIATKRKLKVGDKMAGRHGNKGIVSNIVPEVDMPYLPSGQPVDIVLNPLGVPSRMNIGQILESHLGLVGYRLGEQINQIFQEKKGEWVKELRAKMIDIASTSKFMDAKKTLGKMSDEQLLDYARDWANGVKFATPIFEGVRVDELMKLFELAKIDMDGKTELYDGRTGSKIKERVNVGCMYMLKLHHLVDEKVHARSTGPYSLVTQQPVGGKALFGGQRFGEMEVWALEAYGAAHTLREMLTVKSDDVEGRLSAYKALTRGENVPETGIPETFFVLTNELKSLALDVEIYDEDENNE from the coding sequence ATGCTAAATAGTTTATACTCAGGAAATCGTCTTAGGGTTGATTTTTCAAATGTTGCCAAAGAGATCGATGTTCCTAACCTACTACAATTACAAAAAAAGAGTTTTGACCAGTTTTTAAACGTAGATAAAAATCAAGGCGAAAGCGGTATAGAAAAAGTTTTCAAATCAATATTTCCTATACACGATCCACAAAACCGCTTAAGCTTGGAATACGTAAGCTCTGAAATCGGAAAACCAAAATATACGATTAGAGAGTGCATGGAGCGCGGGCTTACTTATTCTGTAAATTTAAAAATGAAAATAAGGCTGATCGTTCACGAGAGAGATGAAAAAACAGGCGAGAAGATCGGTATAAAAGATATAAAAGAGCAGGAAATTTTCGTTCGCGAAATTCCTTTGATGACGGATAGAATTTCATTTATTATTAATGGCGTCGAGCGTGTCGTGGTTAATCAGCTTCACAGAAGTCCCGGCGTTATCTTTAAAGAAGAGGAAAGCCCGACAGTAGTAAATAAGCTTATTTATACGGCTCAAATCATTCCTGACCGCGGTAGCTGGCTATATTTTGAATACGACACAAAAGACGTACTTTATGTGCGTATCAACAAGCGCAGAAAAGTGCCGGTAACTATCCTATTTAGAGCGCTTGGATATAAAAAACAAGATATTATCAAGTTATTTTATCCTATACAAACTTTAACAATAAAAGATAATAAATTTTTGACGCCATTTAACCCAGATGATTATCAGGGCAGGGTTGAATACGACATAAAAGACGAAGAAGGCAATGTTTTACACGAGGCCGGAAAAAGACTAACCAAGAAAAAGGCTGATAAGATCATCGCTGACGGCGTCAAATTTGTCGAATATCCGACTGAAATTTTGGTAAATAGGTTTTTGGCTCACCCGGTTATTGACAAAAACAGCGGCGAGGTGCTTTATGATACTCTTGCACAGCTTGATGAAAATAAATTGGTTAAAATTTTGGCTGATCAAGAGAGTATCGAGATAGCAAACGACCTAGCGGCAGGCGTGGACGACGCTATCATAAATTCATTTATTGCCGATAACGAGACGCTCAAACTACTACGTCAAACCGAAAACGTCGATGACGAAAACGATCTTGCGGCGATAAGAATTTATAAAGTTATGCGTCCAGGCGAGCCGGTTGTCAAAGACGCTGCTCGCGCTTTCGTAAATGATCTATTCTTTAATCCTGAAAGATATGATTTGACGGGTGTTGGCCGTATGAAAATGAACCACAAGCTAGCGCTTGAGGTACCTGAGTACGTAACGGTTTTGACCAATGAGGACATTATAAAAACGGCAAAATATTTAATAAAGGTCAAAAACGGACAAGGACATATCGACGATCGTGATCACCTCGGCAACCGACGTATCCGCTCTATCGGTGAGCTTTTGGCAAACGAGCTTCACCTGGGCTTTGTAAAAATGCAAAAAGCTATCAGAGATAAATTTACGACGCTGGGTAATACCGAAGAGATTATGCCTTACGATTTGGTTAATCCAAAAATGATAACCACGACGATAATGGAATTTTTCACCGGCGGTCAGTTGAGTCAGTTTATGGATCAAACCAACCCGCTTAGCGAAGTTACGCACAAACGCAGACTTTCGGCGCTGGGCGAAGGCGGTCTCGTAAAAGATAGAGCCGGCTTTGAGGTGCGCGACGTTCACCCGACTCACTACGGCAGAATTTGCCCGGTAGAGACTCCGGAAGGTCAAAACATCGGCCTTATCAACACGCTTTCTACTTACGCGAAGGTAAATAATCTCGGCTTCGTCGAAGCCCCGTATAAAAAAGTCGTAGACGGTAAAGTAACTGACGAGATCGTTTATCTAACGGCAACTCAAGAGGAAAATTTGGTTATCGCTCCGGCCTCTACTGCGCTTGATGAAAGCGGCTATATAGTAGAGGACTTGATCGAGGCTAGACAAGACGGCGAGATGATACTGGCTAAACGCGAGGATGTTAAGCTTATCGACCTTTGCTCCGGTATGATAGCTGGTGTTGCGGCATCGCTTATTCCGTTTTTGGAGCATGATGACGCAAACCGTGCCCTCATGGGATCAAACATGCAGCGCCAAGCAGTGCCGCTACTTCGCTCGTCCGCTCCTATCGTTGGAACTGGCATGGAGAGTACTGTAGCGCGCGACGCATGGGAGGCGATCAAGGCTAGACGCGCTGGAGTAGTCGAAAAGGTGGACAATAAAAACATCTTTATCCTTGGTGAAGACGAGGCAGGTCCATATATCGATCACTACTCTATGGAGAAAAATTTAAGAACCAACCAAAATACGACATTCTCCCAACACCCTATCGTTAAAAAAGGCGAAAGCGTAGCGGCCGGGCAGATCATCGCCGACGGTCCGTCTATGGAGCGCGGCGAGCTAGCTATCGGTAAAAACGCCCTTATAGCTTTCATGCCGTGGAATGGTTACAACTATGAGGACGCGATCGTAATCAGCGAAAAAATGATCCGAGAGGATGCGTTTACGAGCGTGCATATTTACGAAAAAGAGATCGAGGCGCGCGAGCTAAAAGACGGCGTTGAGGAGATTACTAAAGATATCCCAAATATCAAAGAAGAAGATCTGCTTCACCTAGATGATAGCGGTATAATAAAAATCGGCACGCAGGTAAAACCCGGCATGATCCTAGTCGGCAAGGTTTCACCAAAAGGCGAGGTTAAGCCAACGCCTGAGGAACGCTTGCTTCGCGCGATTTTCGGAGAAAAAGCCGGTCACGTGGTAAATAAGTCCCTTTACGCGACAGCTTCTATGGAAGGCGTCGTCGTAGACGTTAAAATTTTTACTAAAAAAGGTCACGAAAAAGATAATCGCTCAAATAAAGTTTATGAAGAAGAAAAAGCGGCTTTTGAAAAAGAACACCACGATAGACTCTTGATGCTAGACCGCGAAGAGATGCTAAAAGTGGGCGCTCTGCTTTGCAAAACGCCTTTAAGCTCTGCTCAAACTATCGGTAAAAAAACCTATAAAAAAGGCGAGAAGATCGATAAAGAAGAGTTTGAAAACATCAACCGCTTTACTCTAAGCGCGATCGTTAAAGGCTTTTCAAAAGACGTTCAAAAATCATACGACGACATAAAAAATCATTTCCAAAACGAGAAGAAAAAGCTCAAAGAAGAGCACGACGCGAAGATGGAAATTTTGGAAAAAGATGATATCTTGCCAAGTGGCGTAGTTAAGCTCGTCAAAGTCTACATCGCGACCAAGCGCAAACTAAAAGTGGGCGATAAGATGGCGGGTCGCCACGGAAACAAAGGTATCGTCTCAAACATCGTCCCAGAAGTCGATATGCCGTATCTTCCGAGCGGTCAGCCGGTCGATATCGTGTTAAATCCGCTAGGTGTTCCTAGCCGTATGAATATCGGTCAAATTTTAGAAAGTCACTTGGGTCTTGTCGGCTACCGCTTGGGCGAGCAGATAAATCAAATTTTCCAAGAGAAAAAAGGCGAGTGGGTAAAAGAGCTACGAGCCAAAATGATCGATATAGCCTCTACATCTAAATTTATGGATGCTAAAAAGACTCTAGGTAAAATGAGCGACGAGCAGCTTTTAGACTACGCTAGAGATTGGGCTAACGGCGTCAAATTTGCCACGCCTATATTTGAGGGCGTAAGGGTCGATGAGCTAATGAAGCTGTTTGAGCTAGCTAAGATTGATATGGACGGCAAGACCGAGCTTTACGACGGACGCACGGGTTCAAAGATTAAGGAGCGCGTAAATGTCGGATGTATGTATATGCTAAAGCTTCACCACCTAGTCGACGAAAAAGTCCACGCTAGAAGCACGGGTCCATATAGCCTAGTTACTCAGCAGCCAGTCGGCGGTAAGGCGCTATTTGGCGGACAAAGATTCGGAGAGATGGAAGTTTGGGCACTTGAGGCGTACGGCGCAGCTCATACGCTTCGCGAGATGCTAACGGTTAAATCAGACGACGTCGAAGGACGTTTGTCTGCGTATAAAGCCCTAACTAGAGGCGAAAACGTGCCTGAAACAGGCATTCCTGAGACATTTTTCGTTCTAACAAACGAGCTAAAATCATTGGCGCTTGATGTCGAGATATACGATGAGGATGAAAATAATGAGTGA
- the nusG gene encoding transcription termination/antitermination protein NusG: MMAHKWYAIQTYAGSEMSVKRAIENLVRDNHIEEQLKEIIVPTEDVIEIKNGKKKINERSLYPGYAFAHLDLDTALWHKIQSLPKVGRFIGEAKKPTPLSEKDINLILEKVQKRAAPKPKIFFDNGENVRITEGPFANFTGIVEEYDMIHGKLRLNVSIFGRSTPVEILYSQVEKIV; the protein is encoded by the coding sequence ATCATGGCACATAAATGGTATGCGATTCAAACTTATGCCGGTAGCGAAATGAGCGTAAAGAGAGCTATTGAAAATTTAGTTAGAGATAATCACATTGAAGAACAACTAAAAGAGATTATAGTTCCTACTGAAGATGTAATAGAAATCAAAAACGGCAAGAAAAAAATAAACGAAAGAAGTCTTTATCCTGGATATGCTTTTGCACATCTTGATTTGGATACAGCTCTTTGGCACAAGATTCAGTCTCTTCCTAAAGTCGGTAGATTTATAGGTGAAGCAAAAAAACCTACGCCGTTAAGCGAAAAAGATATAAATTTAATTTTAGAAAAAGTCCAAAAGCGAGCTGCTCCTAAACCAAAAATTTTCTTTGATAACGGAGAAAATGTTCGTATTACGGAAGGGCCTTTCGCGAATTTTACTGGTATAGTAGAAGAGTACGATATGATACACGGAAAGCTAAGGCTAAATGTTTCAATATTTGGCAGAAGCACCCCAGTTGAAATTTTATATTCACAAGTCGAGAAGATAGTATAA
- the secE gene encoding preprotein translocase subunit SecE: MEKMINYIKLSRAEIGKVIFPLKEQIRNAFITVFAVVAIVSLFLALVDAIMSFSLSKLI; this comes from the coding sequence ATGGAAAAAATGATAAATTATATAAAGCTTTCTCGTGCCGAAATCGGAAAGGTAATTTTTCCGCTCAAAGAGCAAATAAGAAATGCTTTTATAACAGTTTTTGCTGTAGTAGCCATTGTTTCACTTTTTTTAGCTCTTGTTGATGCAATTATGTCTTTCTCTCTTTCAAAACTGATTTAA